Part of the Solanum pennellii chromosome 10, SPENNV200 genome is shown below.
actatatatcaaaatcgtcataaacactactaaaacacgatgaaattatagactaatgaaaatgacatccaaaattattcgagtccgaatcgaagccccaattaaatttatgttgagccaCTTATTTAGGAGTacactttcaatttgattctctttcaagattgaattagaaatttatgattaaaggtaaagaagtaatacatcccgaattaattcatgcactttttcaaaatataattttataaatatttatgatttgttttaaaacttttaatatattattttgaaaaaaaagttacctatgaagtaacatcacataattgagacgtaagaataattaagatgaacacagtcagacttttaagtttatcagtaatttttatttagacacttgaatgtatgataatttactttatagatttttttgtctcaaattttttaaaacactcaattggcagtagtttttctattgttgcattaataatgtgagtgatttattaatttagagggtttaattagtaatggatgggtagtggatttatttatgaattatagtaataagttaaattataacaaatagttgagcgtcacgtatttaaaaaaatattcaaatagtttaaatataaaatcgttaaataagtggttaattttgaaccaaaatgtggatgagaagggtattttggacccaataagtgggtgggaagggtattttggagccaataggtggatggagggtaattttgtaccattttcaatactttgagggtattttagacccttttccgaaaaaatactaaaactatgaaatatagacaatgaaactcatataatgtgttacattgacataactaacacacacaaaaaaaaaacacagagtacaaaatacaataaatatatgaatacaaaaataaatactaattataccataataaaaatttcatatacactTTCAAACGCATTGtaacatgaaaatttttaaatcttaaaaattactaaacaaattaaactaaacatgcaaggcacaggacatacaaaaaaaatacatcttctccaacaaattggtcttcttcaacttcatggttATGAATTTGTGTAGGACTTTTGCACATCGACGGATTCAGGCATTTTTTTCGTCATATATCCTCCTTTTAGATTTAGAAGCGGAACCAacattattgtttaatttttgagtgaaaaaaatttaatggtGAAAAATCGgaagatttttaattattttgtccaatacctctagtaactctcttGAAAACGTCCATCGAAGAGAGAATTATGTAGTCtcaaaccctaaaaaatgatttaagaacaacaacaaaataaaaaaattaaaaaaaaacactaaaatcactaagtaaataaataaggaagctgaaaaacataatattcaaatcaatgttaatcttcaaatcaaatcttgcaacgaaattaaatgagaataatagaaaatattaatatattgagagtgtgtttggtatgaaggaaaacattttctggaaaatgttttccaattttctcatgtttggttggggcaaaatttttggaaaatgttttccaaatcaactcattttcctcaaaattaaggaaaatgacttcccttcaaaaattaaggaaaacattttccaaagctctcctccaatttcaaattacattttttttgggaaaaatatcaatttaaaaacaaatattttcaatttcaaaattttattttttcacccgatCTCTAACCACCCTCCCCCCTGGCCAGCCCCCCTACCCANNNNNNNNNNNNNNNNNNNNNNNNNNNNNNNNNNNNNNNNNNNNNNNNNNNNNNNNNNNNNNNNNNNNNNNNNNNNNNNNNNNNNNNNNNNNNNNNNNNNNNNNNNNNNNNNNNNNNNNNNNNNNNNNNNNNNNNNNNNNNNNNNNNNNNNNNNNNNNNNNNNNNNNNNNNNNNNNNNNNNNNNNNNNNNNNNNNNNNNNNNNNNNNNNNNNNNNNNNNNNNNNNNNNNNNNNNNNNNNNNNNNNNNNNNNNNNTACCCCCCACCCCCTATCACCactacccaaaaaaaaaattatttttaaaaaatattttcaatttcataaattattttgtattctagtaaaaataaaagatgttcctcaaaaatatttttcattcataaatcaaaactaaaaatcatttctgaaaaatattttctactcaccaaccaaacatgagaaaataagtccaaaatctacttgttttccaggaaaacattttctaggaaaacattttccatggaaaacattttccttcataccaaacacacccatagtattaaattttttgatatgatatgatatttagaTACATATCATATCATGCTTACCCTTAAATGTCTAATGTTAGGTTTACTTACCGAAGTTTAggaagaaataattgaattttaataGTCAAAATTCAGGTAAAAATGATTGTCAACTATATATAATACAGTTTAGGAAAAATTGGTTGAATTTCAATCATTCTGAGTAAAAAAAAGTCATGTCAGCCTAAAATtgcaaaatatattgaaatatatgATCAAAGTTCATAATATATCGCTGAACTTCAGTTATATATGAAACTTCACACCATATATCTAAAGTTATTTTGAAGCGTACAATTATAAATTTCTACACGTTAAAAGTTTACGAATATGACTTAAATGGTGGCCTTGAAATCATTTACTCATAAAGTATAAtcaagaaagtaaaaaaaaaagatttttaaatctcgatatgtgtttggaattaaaaatagataaaatatattagaatattatttaattttttgtggtcttaaattgtcatgtgaaaatgttgaaattaatgtattgttttttttaacaaaaagggGAGAgagaatttcttttttcaaatgcaaaaataaaaattaaaacaaagaaaatataattaaaacaataattctacaaaaaaaaatctatgttTTTGTTTTCCGATCTTCTAAAAGAAAAGATCTCACGACTATTTGAATGAACCGGAAAATGGAGGAATGCTTCTTGTGTATAATTACAAGATGGAAAAAGGGTTTGacatatatttttacaattacGATTACTCAAATAATTCACATTTAGATTGAAAAGGTACACGTATATATATACGAGGGTTATTAtaagaaaagaatataaaagtaaatattgaattttctATGAATTTATACGTATTATCATATATCTATTTACTTATCGTCCTTAGATTTTTCTTTGctcataattatttatatactaGTTAACATATCCGCGCTTCGCGCGGACTTCAttagatttatgaataatttttttggtttaaatattttgagtcaaatattattatcattgaacccaataacttatatttttcaactgTTGTTCACTATCTAtgcttttagtattttaaatatagttGATTTCGTATAATCTATTTGGTATGTTATCTTTAGAAAcatgtaaagaaagaaaataatttcatggaaattttctttttgtttatgcgGCTGTAGtaaattctaaattatattttaggagGGAGCTAAATTATACAgtgttcataaaaaaatattaatgaaaaaagttactctaaataaattgataaccaataatttaataaattagaaaaatatcacacacacacacatatatattatgtgtgaaTGAAATTCCTAAAGTGAACATATACAACTAATTTCAAGTCATgcttatcatattattttatttaaaatagttaCATCTTTTAGAATCTATTGCTTGTAATATAATAAAAGGATgacttttattttgatgaaaatcATCTTCGGTATATTGAGAAATCATGTCAACACTACATAAGCAATTCAGTAGGAGTATCATATTTGCATTATTCAACTAACAATATActctacttaatttttttaatttaacatgaaTCTAATATGAAAAGCaaacattcaatattaaaaaaaaatagcaacacaataattattattacagAACGAAAAAAAGCAACAGTTGCAATATACCAAAACTGTTAATAAAcacttataaatttataatatataaaaaaaaattaaaaatactaataaaatacaaaaactctATAGAAAATCTCTTTAAAATTGTTACTTGTAGCAACTAAGTAAGATAAGAAAAACTATATAACTTGCACATTAATTACTTTAGGGGGTTATCCACATGAAAGGTTTTGAagtcatgaatattattaattaaNNNNNNNNNNNNNNNNNNNNNNNNNNNNNNNNNNNNNNNNNNNNNNNNNNNNNNNNNNNNNNNNNNNNNNNNNNNNNNNNNNNNNNNNNNNNNNNNNNNNNNNNNNNNNNNNNNNNNNNNNNNNNNNNNNNNNNNNNNNNNNNNNNNNNNNNNNNNNNNNNNNNNNNNNNNNNNNNNNNNNNNNNNNNNNNNNNNNNNNNNNNNNNNNNNNNNNNNNNNNNNNNNNNNNNNNNNNNNNNNNNNNNNNNNNNNNNNNNNNNNNNNNNNNNNNNNNNNNNNNNNNNNNNNNNNNNNNNNNNNNNNNNNNNNNNNNNNNNNNNNNNNNNNNNNNNNNNNNNNNNNNNNNNNNNNNNNNNNNNNNNNNNNNNNNNNNNNNNNNNNNNNNNNNNNNNNNNNNNNNNNNNNNNNNNNNNNNNNNNNNNNNNNNNNNNNNNNNNNNNNNNNNNNNNNNNNNNNNNNNNNNNNNNNNNNNNNNNNNNNNNNNNNNNNNNNNNNNNNNNNNNNNNNNNNNNNNNNNNNNNNNNNNNNNNNNNNNNNNNNNNNNNNNNNNNNNNNNNNNNNNNNNNNNNNNNNNNNNNNNNNNNNNNNNNNNNNNNNNNNNNNNNNNNNNNNNNNNNNNNNNNNNNNNNNNNNNNNNNNNNNNNNNNNNNNNNNNNNNNNNNNNNNNNNNNNNNNNNNNNNNNNNNNNNNNNNNNNNNNNNNNNNNNNNNNNNNNNNNNNNNNNNNNNNNNNNNNNNNNNNNNNNNNNNNNNNNNNNNNNNNNNNNNNNNNNNNNNNNNNNNNNNNNNNNNNNNNNNNNNNNNNNNNNNNNNNNNNNNNNNNNNNNNNNNNNNNNNNNNNNNNNNNNNNNNNNNNNNNNNNNNNNNNNNNNNNNNNNNNNNNNNNNNNNNNNNNNNNNNNNNNNNNNNNNNNNNNNNNNNNNNNNNNNNNNNNNNNNNNNNNNNNNNNNNNNNNNNNNNNNNNNNNNNNNNNNNNNNNNNNNNNNNNNNNNNNNNNNNNNNNNNNNNNNNNNNNNNNNNNNNNNNNNNNNNNNNNNNNNNNNNNNNNNNNNNNNNNNNNNNNNNNNNNNNNNNNNNNNNNNNNNNNNNNNNNNNNNNNNNNNNNNNNNNNNNNNNNNNNNNNNNNNNNNNNNNNNNNNNNNNNNNNNNNNNNNNNNNNNNNNNNNNNNNNNNNNNNNNNNNNNNNNNNNNNNNNNNNNNNNNNNNNNNNNNNNNNNNNNNNNNNNNNNNNNNNNNNNNNNNNNNNNNNNNNNNNNNNNNNNNNNNNNNNNNNNNNNNNNNNNNNNNNNNNNNNNNNNNNNNNNNNNNNNNNNNNNNNNNNNNNNNNNNNNNNNNNNNNNNNNNNNNNNNNNNNNNNNNNNNNNNNNNNNNNNNNNNNNNNNNNNNNNNNNNNNNNNNNNNNNNNNNNNNNNNNNNNNNNNNNNNNNNNNNNNNNNNNNNNNNNNNNNNNNNNNNNNNNNNNNNNNNNNNNNNNNNNNNNNNNNNNNNNNNNNNNNNNNNNNNNNNNNNNNNNNNNNNNNNNNNNNNNNNNNNNNNNNNNNNNNNNNNNNNNNNNNNNNNNNNNNNNNNNNNNNNNNNNNNNNNNNNNNNNNNNNNNNNNNNNNNNNNNNNNNNNNNNNNNNNNNNNNNNNNNNNNNNNNNNNNNNNNNNNNNNNNNNNNNNNNNNNNNNNNNNNNNNNNNNNNNNNNNNNNNNNNNNNNNNNNNNNNNNNNNNNNNNNNNNNNNNNNNNNNNNNNNNNNNNNNNNNNNNNNNNNNNNNNNNNNNNNNNNNNNNNNNNNNNNNNNNNNNNNNNNNNNNNNNNNNNNNNNNNNNNNNNNNNNNNNNNNNNNNNNNNNNNNNNNNNNNNNNNNNNNNNNNNNNNNNNNNNNNNNNNNNNNNNNNNNNNNNNNNNNNNNNNNNNNNNNNNNNNNNNNNNNNNNNNNNNNNNNNNNNNNNNNNNNNNNNNNNNNNNNNNNNNNNNNNNNNNNNNNNNNNNNNNNNNNNNNNNNNNNNNNNNNNNNNNNNNNNNNNNNNNNNNNNNNNNNNNNNNNNNNNNNNNNNNNNNNNNNNNNNNNNNNNNNNNNNNNNNNNNNNNNNNNNNNNNNNNNNNNNNNNNNNNNNNNNNNNNNNNNNNNNNNNNNNNNNNNNNNNNNNNNNNNNNNNNNNNNNNNNNNNNNNNNNNNNNNNNNNNNNNNNNNNNNNNNNNNNNNNNNNNNNNNNNNNNNNNNNNNNNNNNNNNNNNNNNNNNNNNNNNNNNNNNNNNNNNNNNNNNNNNNNNNNNNNNNNNNNNNNNNNNNNNNNNNNNNNNNNNNNNNNNNNNNNNNNNNNNNNNNNNNNNNNNNNNNNAAGAAAAAGAgcaaagtaaaatgaagaaaataatgttaattgaGCTTTCTAATGTGTTGATTAGTAGagtttcataatttaatttttgttgaataatatgaaattatatatctaataaaaaaaatataatcaaaacaatacatgaatgaattaatgttcaaaatatttggaaatcaTTCAAACTTTTTTACTGATATGACCATCTTCttgatgaaatcttgaaataattatgattccttcttcattttcataaactTGTACCAAACTAATGCAAacatcaatttgatgaatattgtAGAATATATCTATGATCTTTATCAATATGAAGATCATATGGTGAACTTATTAAGTACATGATTgatgaaaaagatgaagaaaaaaaatgtaaaagaggaaaaaactaTACTAATAAAAACAAAGAATGAGAAAATAAGAATGATCATTGAACATAGATAGTTGTTATTTATAGTTTGTGTAAAccataagaataattaaaaataagttgaagAGACATATTATTTAAGTAGGGAATGTAAATAGATGGAGGTTTTGTTGTAACTTATTATgtataattagaataataaatatgaataaaatttttaattaataaataaattattcaatgaaaagaaataaaaaaaatagaaaaaggaggaaaaaaaaattgaaatggaggccatagagaggtgccacatcagcTCCTCTATGAtcattctttatatatatatatatattgattatataaaaaaaaatcaaacctcccaaaaaaaaaaagagtcaagACCTTAGCATGGGTTAATTAGATGAGGTTTATTTTTAAacctaatttatttattgtattctCTCTAATACTAATTACTAGTACATGTTTTTTTCCCTACAAATCATGAATGttatctcatgagacaacattcATGATTTGCTCATCaccttcttcctcttctttttttctgaTTTCCTTATAAGGAATCAGACATACTCCATACCTAAATTCTCTCACATTATAATTAAGAAGAGGAACATAATTAAGTTActaaattagtttttctttgGAAGATAATTACATGTAATTATGGATTTGATCTccaaatctcaagagtacaagATCTAATTGCaaggctatatatatatatatttaaagtcAAGAGATGGGTGCATGTTGTACATGTCAAAGGGGACACAAATTAGAAGGCAAgaatcatcataatcataatcatcataaaacTCATCATAGTTATTTtgaggagaaaaataataataatggggAGCATGAAGAAGGTGAAGATGATTATCAAAGCATAGTAGGAAGAGGAGATTTGGGTGCTAATATAAGGTTATGTGGATTTTCTAAATTTGTATCAATGTATAGTCAACAAGGTAAAAAAGGGATCAATCAAGATGCCATGACTGTTTGGGAGGTAATCTTTCTTTCTCATTActttacattaaattaataaggtgCCCCTTAAAGCAAACCTGGTGGACGAAGCATCTCGTGTTCATAGAGGGTCTAGGAAAGGACCGCACCCTAAGGGGTTAACATCTCTTAGACCCTTTTCTCCATCATTCTATATTCAATTCAACAATGTAACCCTAATAGAtgcaaattaaatcatttttatgaTGAAAAGTAGTATAGTATGATGCATATTGTTATTGATATTATGTACTGACAATTAATCTTTAGTGTAGCTTGATGAATGATCCCTAAATTCATTTCATATAGAAAGTCAATTCAGTGGCGGAGATACATTGGCCTAAGGGTGGTCGATTGaatctttttatcaaattatattttacattgATAGTTGAATAAAGTTGATACCAGGCAAGGTTTTTATGGTAATGGCAAAGAGGGTCCGAAAAGTACTTTAGGTCATGGGCTCGACTCTGAGCTCTGACGTTTTAGTAGTTATTGAATCCCCTTAACTCCACCCCTGGTATCATTCATCTTGAAATCCTTATGACATTTAACTTGCTTATGGGTAGTAGTTTTATGTTCTAATTGGACACTGAAAATTCGCTACGTAGAGCATAAATTATGGTTTATTGTGTGAAAATGGAGGCAGGGGATTGATACTATTGTAACACGCTATATATTATTGTTACAGAACTTTGGTGGACAGAAAGGTATGATCTTTTGTGGTGTATTTGATGGACACGGACCATCCGGCCACAAGGTGGCACGTTATGTTAGAGACACGTTACCTTCTAAACTTTCATCATCCAATGTGATCAGTGCCAATAGATGGGGTGCTCAAAAGGATGATGAATCTAACAACCCAGTCTTCGATGCATGGAAAGATAAATTTATCAAGTCTTTTAAAGAAATGGATGAAGAACTTGAAGGTGATGGTTCTATCGAAAGCTATTGCAGTGGTACAACTGCAGTGACTTTAATTAAACAGGTAAAAGAAAACATACTTGATAGAACTTTAATATGTTAAACGAAACGATGGTTTCTTTGATCTTCTTGTTTATAATCTAAGGTGGCTAGATTTGCCGAATTTTCAGGGAGAACATTTGGTAGTTGGAAATTTAGGAGATTCTCGAGCTATTATTTGCACCAGGGATGACAAAAATGAGCTTGTTGCTAAGCAACTCACGGTAGACTTGAAGCCTAACCTCCCAGGTAGGGCTTTTTTACATTCTCAGTGTATTCTAATTGGTTATAGGAgattttttaacaaattttaattGCTATAGATAGTTAGTTGTAGAGGAGGGTCTATGATTCGGACTTTATGGGTTCTGTATTCTAGGACAACAACCTAAGTGTTAGTAACTCGGTTCTCAATATAGTTTTTGTACATATTAGTAAATATCTTATTAAATATATAGAATTCGGACCAAAGCTACTGAGTGCTGTCGAACCTGTAATGTATAAGTCTAGATTTTCCCCTGGTTAGCTGTTGTTACCAGTCATCCTTGATGGTGTAATATATCTTTACGTTGTGAACCATTTACAAAAGTTATGTTGATAAGATTGGTTTTTTGTTAATCTATTTGTGCAATCATTTCATCAGCTGAATATGAAAGAATCAAAAGTTGTGAAGGAAGAGTAATGGCGATGGAGGAAGAACCAAATATATACAGAGTATGGATGCCTGATCAAGATTGCCCTGGCCTTGCCATGGCTAGAGCTTTCGGAGATTTTTGTTTGAAAGACTTTGGTCTCATTTCGGTACCTGAAGTATATTACAGAAAGCTCACTGAAAAGGATGAATTCATTGTCTTGGCATCAGACGGGGTAAGCTATACCAGAATTCAAACTTCTTGAATATTCCCCTGAAATCCTAGTATTTTTGGCTAGAACTTGCAGAAAAGACCACGCAATCTTGCTATGTGACGTTTCTAAATTTGTGAGAGTAACATGTCTTTGTGTAGCTTAGTTCATTAAATCGTTACTACGTCTAAGATGAGTTTAAATGGAGAGGTATGGTTAGTGATGATTCATATAGCCGATTCCACCTTGCTGAAGATTGTAGTTATAGTAGTATTTCCACATTGTTTGTTCTAAGATGAGCTTAAATGGAGCCAAATGATCAGTGATGATTCATATAGCCGACCCCATATTGTGTGAGGTTGTAGTTATagtgttgggaattaaacacacaacacacacaaataatctagagaaaagagaaacggaacacaaacgggacacacaagaatttaacgtggttcggtttccctactccacgactgtaacaggaggatttttatttcacttgtgctacttttttgaattacaaatacaaggatcatatttataggaaaaccaaatagttaacctagggtttcagtaatgggtcgggccggctcacaagcctccacaaagcccaacaatctcccacttggaggcttgaagaatttcaactgtcatccacttagaacacttgtatgtctagtaatctttttcaactctctcctgctacagcggccttctcatcagtcaactgaaaggcccgttgaagctccccgaagcttcaacacatcagtcacggctgaaactgcccttgactcgt
Proteins encoded:
- the LOC107001858 gene encoding probable protein phosphatase 2C 65 — encoded protein: MGACCTCQRGHKLEGKNHHNHNHHKTHHSYFEEKNNNNGEHEEGEDDYQSIVGRGDLGANIRLCGFSKFVSMYSQQGKKGINQDAMTVWENFGGQKGMIFCGVFDGHGPSGHKVARYVRDTLPSKLSSSNVISANRWGAQKDDESNNPVFDAWKDKFIKSFKEMDEELEGDGSIESYCSGTTAVTLIKQGEHLVVGNLGDSRAIICTRDDKNELVAKQLTVDLKPNLPAEYERIKSCEGRVMAMEEEPNIYRVWMPDQDCPGLAMARAFGDFCLKDFGLISVPEVYYRKLTEKDEFIVLASDGLWDVLSNNEVIRIVASARKRSIAARLVVHHAVRAWKYKYPCAKVDDCAVVCLFLKRQKPLLTKSLSEVTELSLNYSEIATSKNCSPNSKIDDGLDTLLNYQVKEVKDPNVATGLNDDHKKSSSRHARYLSRRKSTVNF